One window from the genome of Deinococcus sp. NW-56 encodes:
- a CDS encoding carbohydrate ABC transporter permease: MTTTAPPVTTAPPAAVPHRPRISRAALYLLLVLATLFFLLPVYLLLATAFKTPEAISLATTWQWPRDLNWASFREAWAKVGGNVGNSLLLAVSATALSAVLGSLNGYALSKWTFRGANTLFALMLFGMFIPYQAILIPLFQFIKGLGLYGSLGGLILAHVVYGLPITTLIFRNYYAEVPDALVEAATIDGAGFWGIYRRIILPLSVPAFVVVVIWEFTQIWNEFLFAATLTNTSSQPVTYALSQLAGGQAVSWNLPMAGAILAALPTLLVYVLLGRYFVRGLLAGSVKG; the protein is encoded by the coding sequence ATGACGACCACCGCGCCCCCCGTGACGACGGCGCCGCCCGCCGCCGTGCCGCACCGGCCCCGCATCAGCCGCGCGGCGTTGTATCTGCTGCTGGTCCTGGCGACCCTCTTTTTCCTGCTGCCGGTCTATCTGCTGCTCGCGACCGCCTTCAAGACGCCCGAGGCGATCTCGCTGGCGACCACCTGGCAGTGGCCGCGTGACCTGAACTGGGCCAGTTTCCGCGAGGCGTGGGCCAAGGTGGGCGGCAACGTGGGCAACAGCCTGCTGCTCGCGGTGAGCGCGACCGCGCTGTCGGCGGTGCTGGGATCGCTGAACGGCTACGCCCTGTCCAAGTGGACCTTCCGGGGAGCCAACACCCTCTTCGCGCTGATGCTGTTCGGGATGTTCATTCCCTATCAGGCGATCCTGATTCCCCTCTTCCAGTTCATCAAGGGGCTGGGGCTGTACGGCAGCCTGGGGGGGCTGATCCTGGCGCACGTGGTCTACGGCCTGCCCATCACCACGCTGATCTTCCGCAACTACTACGCCGAGGTGCCCGACGCGCTCGTGGAGGCCGCGACCATCGACGGAGCGGGGTTCTGGGGCATCTACCGCCGGATCATCCTGCCGCTGAGCGTGCCCGCCTTCGTGGTCGTGGTGATCTGGGAATTCACCCAGATCTGGAACGAGTTCCTGTTCGCGGCGACCCTCACGAACACCTCCTCGCAGCCCGTGACCTACGCGCTCTCGCAACTCGCGGGCGGGCAGGCGGTGAGCTGGAACCTACCGATGGCGGGGGCGATTCTCGCCGCGCTGCCCACCCTGCTGGTGTACGTGCTGCTGGGGCGCTACTTCGTGCGCGGGCTGCTGGCGGGGAGCGTGAAGGGGTAG
- a CDS encoding sensor histidine kinase KdpD encodes MTSVLPVVFVVSPEARQAADLAAALPGAEVLHIPGADALLREAHLRPPAAALLYDRTPGIPLAEVLPLLRQRAELAGTHWLAVGHSGLGALLAAGADALVSDATPPAGLALQVRALLARAAAHAEAQTRIARLQGRLDDWEHEERVRDQLVHMLVHDLKNPISAVLGLLEVVEDDDRVPADLRELLKIARDETQHLLHLSVNMLDVRKMQAGKMRLRPELVFSPMFMDVIAQARGDVGSGLRDRLVDVQVAPGLSPTRADPEILRRVLANLISNAMKHTATGGAIRIRVGQDGDQTHISVADDGEGIPEEDLPNLFAAFEQSRLTLHGRFDTGMGLAFCKLAVEEHGGRIWVESERGVGTTFTLTLPLAVDTEDEDEFVELLS; translated from the coding sequence ATGACCAGCGTTCTTCCCGTCGTATTCGTCGTGTCACCCGAGGCCCGTCAGGCGGCTGACCTCGCCGCCGCCCTGCCGGGGGCGGAGGTCCTGCACATTCCGGGAGCCGACGCCCTGCTGCGCGAGGCCCACCTGCGCCCGCCCGCCGCCGCGCTGCTCTACGACCGCACGCCGGGCATTCCGCTGGCCGAGGTGCTGCCCCTGCTGCGCCAGCGTGCCGAACTCGCCGGAACCCACTGGCTGGCGGTGGGGCACTCGGGCCTGGGCGCCCTGCTCGCGGCGGGGGCCGACGCCCTGGTCAGCGACGCCACACCCCCCGCCGGGCTGGCGCTGCAGGTCCGTGCCCTGCTCGCCCGCGCCGCCGCCCACGCCGAGGCCCAGACCCGCATCGCCCGCCTTCAGGGCCGTCTCGACGACTGGGAACACGAGGAACGGGTGCGCGACCAGCTCGTGCATATGCTCGTGCATGACCTCAAGAACCCCATCTCGGCGGTGCTGGGGCTGCTGGAGGTCGTGGAGGACGATGACCGGGTGCCCGCCGACCTGCGCGAACTGCTCAAGATCGCCCGCGACGAGACGCAGCACCTGCTGCACCTCTCGGTGAACATGCTCGACGTGCGCAAGATGCAGGCGGGCAAGATGCGCCTGCGCCCCGAGCTGGTGTTCAGCCCGATGTTTATGGACGTGATCGCGCAGGCCCGGGGCGACGTGGGCAGCGGCCTGCGCGACCGCCTGGTCGACGTGCAGGTCGCCCCCGGCCTCAGCCCCACCCGCGCCGACCCCGAGATTCTGCGCCGGGTGCTCGCCAACCTGATCAGCAACGCGATGAAGCACACCGCGACCGGGGGCGCCATCCGCATCCGCGTCGGGCAGGACGGCGACCAGACCCACATCAGCGTGGCCGATGACGGCGAGGGCATCCCGGAAGAAGATCTCCCCAACCTCTTCGCGGCCTTCGAGCAGTCACGCCTGACCCTGCATGGCCGCTTCGACACCGGGATGGGCCTGGCCTTTTGCAAGCTCGCCGTCGAGGAACACGGCGGGCGCATCTGGGTCGAGTCCGAGCGCGGCGTCGGCACCACTTTTACGCTGACCCTACCGCTCGCTGTCGATACCGAGGATGAGGACGAGTTCGTCGAGCTGCTGAGCTAA
- a CDS encoding NADH-quinone oxidoreductase subunit A has protein sequence MLVIALGIGVLAVIVSALLGPKKASRTKLMAYESGNDPEHGGVGTGQRFPVHFYLVAMLFIVFDIETAFFFPLAVAYQKLVPFAFWEALTFVGLLLVGYYYILKKGVLEWT, from the coding sequence ATGCTGGTCATTGCCCTGGGCATCGGCGTGCTGGCCGTCATCGTCTCGGCGCTGCTGGGACCGAAAAAGGCCAGCCGCACCAAGCTGATGGCCTACGAGAGCGGCAACGACCCCGAACACGGCGGCGTGGGCACCGGTCAGCGCTTCCCAGTGCACTTCTACCTCGTCGCCATGCTCTTTATCGTTTTCGACATCGAGACGGCCTTTTTCTTCCCGCTGGCGGTGGCCTACCAGAAGCTGGTGCCGTTCGCCTTCTGGGAGGCGCTGACGTTCGTGGGGCTGCTGCTGGTGGGCTACTACTACATCCTCAAGAAGGGGGTGCTGGAGTGGACCTGA
- a CDS encoding NADH-quinone oxidoreductase subunit B family protein has product MALKELFDRDWQELESEGILFSSLEKLVAWGRSNSLWPATFGLACCAIEMMSSTNGRNDMARFGSEVFRASPRQADVMIVAGRLSKKMAPVMRRVYDQMPDPKWVISMGACASSGGMFNNYAIVQNVDHVVPVDIYVPGCPPRPEALIYAVMQLQKKVRGEAFDERGQELPMVEAWTR; this is encoded by the coding sequence ATGGCCCTGAAAGAACTGTTCGACCGCGACTGGCAGGAGCTGGAATCCGAGGGTATCCTCTTTTCCAGCCTGGAAAAGCTGGTGGCCTGGGGCCGCAGCAACAGCCTGTGGCCCGCGACCTTCGGGCTGGCGTGCTGCGCCATCGAGATGATGAGTTCGACCAACGGGCGCAACGACATGGCCCGCTTCGGCTCGGAGGTCTTCCGCGCCTCGCCCCGGCAGGCCGACGTGATGATCGTGGCGGGGCGCCTCTCCAAAAAGATGGCCCCGGTCATGCGCCGCGTGTACGACCAGATGCCCGACCCCAAGTGGGTGATCTCGATGGGCGCGTGCGCGTCCTCGGGCGGGATGTTCAACAACTACGCGATTGTCCAGAACGTGGACCACGTCGTGCCGGTCGACATCTACGTGCCGGGCTGCCCGCCCCGCCCCGAGGCGCTGATCTACGCCGTGATGCAGCTTCAGAAGAAGGTGCGCGGCGAGGCCTTCGACGAGCGTGGGCAGGAACTCCCAATGGTGGAGGCGTGGACCCGATGA
- a CDS encoding NADH-quinone oxidoreductase subunit C: MTAPDRSQAMRQAVTEVIANFGLTPDDSLEPTVVVPAPRVRDVARALAERGFMLMDAVGVDYLAYPDPRPARFAVLYNIYHPYEHLRLFLRVWLEDGQSVDSLYPVWRAANYLEREVYDLLGIVFDGHPDLRKILTPDDMEGHALRKDFPLGETPTLFREGRFIDPPTFRAGLTGESRGLTGWRGELRRGQGEDRVPPVMPEGPR; the protein is encoded by the coding sequence ATGACCGCCCCTGACCGAAGCCAGGCCATGCGGCAGGCCGTCACCGAAGTCATCGCCAATTTCGGCCTGACGCCCGACGACAGCCTCGAACCCACCGTGGTCGTCCCGGCCCCGCGCGTGCGGGACGTGGCGCGGGCGCTGGCCGAGCGCGGCTTCATGCTGATGGACGCGGTGGGGGTGGATTACCTCGCCTACCCCGACCCCCGCCCGGCCCGTTTTGCCGTGCTGTACAACATCTACCACCCCTACGAGCACCTGCGGCTCTTCCTGCGGGTGTGGTTGGAAGACGGGCAGAGCGTGGACAGCCTCTACCCGGTGTGGCGGGCCGCCAACTATCTGGAGCGCGAGGTGTACGACCTGCTGGGCATCGTCTTTGACGGGCACCCCGACCTGCGCAAGATCCTGACCCCCGACGACATGGAGGGCCACGCACTGCGCAAGGATTTCCCGCTGGGCGAGACGCCCACCCTCTTCCGCGAGGGCCGCTTTATCGACCCGCCCACCTTCCGCGCCGGGCTGACCGGGGAGAGCCGGGGCCTGACCGGCTGGCGCGGCGAGCTGCGCCGGGGCCAGGGCGAGGACCGGGTGCCGCCCGTGATGCCGGAGGGACCACGATGA
- the nuoD gene encoding NADH dehydrogenase (quinone) subunit D: protein MTAESLRPATEAPAEGGTLLHTEIMSLNVGPQHPSTHGVLRLVVDMDGERVVRVTPHMGYLHTGFEKTFEHRTYHQGVTYAPRTDYLHAFGHELAYVLSVEKLLGAEVPERARVVRVILHELGRIHSHLVFVGTGLLDLGALTPFFYAFREKESVQDLFEAVCGYRMNQGYFRVGGLSRDVPDGWPEAVARFLEQLERGVDEYTTLFAGNPIFIDRARGVGVIPAGVALDLGLTGPNLRASGVPLDHRKDNPYSGYEEYDFEVITSPDGDSLARFNLRLWEMRQSAAIIRQALKKLRPGPVKDPNRKISLPPRQELETSMEAVIHHFKLVTEGFHPPRGEVYVPTESARGEVGYYIVSDGGSMPYRVKIRAPSFVNLQALEYACVGAQFADLITILATIDPVLGDVDR from the coding sequence ATGACCGCCGAATCCCTGCGCCCTGCCACCGAGGCCCCCGCCGAGGGGGGCACGCTGCTGCACACCGAGATCATGTCGCTGAACGTGGGGCCGCAACACCCCTCGACCCACGGGGTGCTGCGCCTCGTGGTGGACATGGACGGCGAGCGGGTGGTGCGGGTCACGCCCCACATGGGCTACCTGCACACCGGCTTCGAGAAGACCTTCGAGCACCGCACCTACCACCAGGGCGTGACCTACGCGCCGCGCACCGACTACCTGCATGCCTTCGGGCACGAGCTGGCTTACGTCCTGAGTGTGGAAAAGCTGCTGGGGGCCGAGGTGCCCGAGCGGGCCAGGGTCGTGCGGGTGATCCTGCACGAGCTGGGGCGCATCCACTCGCACCTCGTCTTTGTGGGGACGGGCCTGCTGGACCTCGGGGCGCTCACGCCCTTCTTCTACGCCTTCCGCGAGAAGGAGTCGGTGCAGGACCTGTTCGAGGCCGTGTGCGGCTACCGCATGAACCAGGGCTACTTCCGGGTGGGCGGGCTCTCGCGCGACGTGCCCGACGGCTGGCCGGAGGCGGTCGCCCGCTTTCTGGAGCAACTCGAACGCGGCGTGGACGAGTACACCACCCTGTTCGCCGGGAACCCCATCTTCATCGACCGCGCCAGGGGCGTCGGCGTGATTCCGGCAGGGGTCGCGCTCGACCTCGGGCTGACCGGGCCGAACCTGCGGGCCTCGGGCGTGCCCCTCGACCACCGCAAGGACAATCCCTACAGCGGCTACGAGGAATACGACTTCGAGGTCATCACCAGCCCCGACGGGGACAGCCTCGCCCGCTTCAACCTGCGGCTGTGGGAGATGCGCCAGAGTGCCGCCATCATCCGGCAGGCCCTGAAGAAGCTGCGCCCCGGCCCGGTCAAGGACCCCAACCGCAAGATCAGCCTGCCGCCCCGGCAGGAGCTGGAGACGAGCATGGAGGCGGTCATCCACCACTTCAAGCTGGTCACCGAAGGCTTCCACCCCCCGCGGGGCGAGGTCTACGTGCCCACCGAGTCGGCGCGGGGCGAGGTCGGCTACTACATCGTCTCGGACGGCGGCTCGATGCCGTACCGGGTCAAGATCCGGGCGCCCAGCTTCGTGAACCTGCAAGCGCTGGAATACGCCTGCGTGGGAGCGCAGTTCGCCGACCTGATCACGATCCTGGCGACCATCGACCCGGTGCTGGGAGACGTAGACCGGTGA
- the nuoE gene encoding NADH-quinone oxidoreductase subunit NuoE, with protein sequence MSYFADKHSLVADIFSRYPDSPQGRRSALMPLLREVQDAEGFVSEARMAEIAALCGTTATEVRSVMSFYSTYHTLPTGRYHLQVCSTLMCALAGSDELWDHLVSHLDVQPGDVSADGRFSVQKVECLGSCGTAPVVQINDEGYYENVTRGKCDRLIAALRQDAPPPPDNPVPVTVREDGRQMTATGERVGASIHDRGPLPMPAGAGGEA encoded by the coding sequence TTGAGTTACTTCGCAGACAAACACTCCCTCGTCGCGGACATCTTCTCGCGCTACCCGGACAGCCCGCAGGGCCGCCGATCGGCGCTGATGCCGCTGCTGCGCGAGGTGCAGGACGCCGAGGGCTTTGTTTCGGAAGCGCGAATGGCCGAAATAGCGGCCCTGTGCGGCACTACCGCCACCGAAGTTCGCTCGGTGATGAGCTTCTACTCGACCTACCACACCCTCCCCACCGGGCGGTACCACCTGCAGGTCTGCTCGACCCTGATGTGTGCGCTGGCGGGCAGTGACGAGCTGTGGGACCACCTCGTGTCCCACCTCGACGTGCAGCCCGGCGACGTGAGCGCGGACGGGCGCTTCAGCGTGCAGAAGGTGGAATGCCTGGGGTCGTGCGGCACCGCGCCCGTCGTGCAGATCAATGACGAGGGCTACTACGAGAACGTGACCCGCGGCAAGTGCGACCGCTTGATCGCCGCCTTGCGCCAGGACGCCCCGCCCCCGCCCGACAACCCCGTGCCCGTCACCGTGCGTGAGGACGGGCGGCAGATGACGGCGACGGGCGAACGCGTCGGCGCGAGCATCCACGACCGGGGGCCGCTGCCCATGCCCGCCGGGGCCGGAGGTGAGGCATGA
- the nuoF gene encoding NADH-quinone oxidoreductase subunit NuoF: MTVADPAPRAITSGKDPRFAPSLYAHVGQDRSWTLDYYREHGGYEGVRRAFAMGPDAVIDEVKKSGLRGRGGAGFATGLKWSFMPLNDGKPHFIICNADESEPGSFKDRYLLSEDPHQLIEGMLIGGYAMRASVGYIYIRGEYVHAAERMWAAIEEAREAGLLGKNVLGSGFDFQLYVHRGAGAYICGEETALMNSLEGLRANPRLKPPFPAAAGLYGLPTTINNVETFCAATQILKYGADWHASMGTEKSKGMKLFQISGPVARPGVYELPLGTTFRELIYDWAGGPLEPIKAIIPGGSSCPMLRWDEATLDTPMDYEAIAAAGSMLGTGGVTLIPQADCIVDVTWNLVRFYAHESCGKCTPCREGISGWMVKMYEKLVRGRGVPGDVELVLDMSENIGGRSFCALADACLGPVLSSIKLFRDEYDVLVQTGQPTYPARNRWRNE; the protein is encoded by the coding sequence ATGACCGTCGCGGACCCCGCCCCCAGGGCGATCACCAGCGGGAAAGACCCCCGCTTCGCCCCCAGCCTGTACGCGCATGTGGGCCAGGACCGGAGCTGGACGCTGGACTATTACCGCGAGCACGGCGGCTACGAGGGCGTGCGCCGCGCCTTTGCGATGGGTCCCGACGCCGTCATCGACGAGGTGAAGAAGTCGGGCCTGCGCGGACGCGGCGGCGCGGGCTTCGCTACCGGGCTGAAGTGGTCCTTCATGCCGCTGAACGACGGCAAGCCGCACTTCATCATCTGCAACGCCGACGAGTCCGAGCCGGGTTCCTTCAAAGACCGCTACCTGCTGTCCGAAGACCCGCACCAACTGATCGAGGGAATGCTGATCGGCGGGTACGCGATGCGGGCGTCGGTGGGTTACATCTACATCCGGGGCGAGTATGTCCATGCCGCCGAGCGGATGTGGGCCGCCATCGAGGAAGCGCGGGAAGCAGGGCTGCTGGGCAAGAACGTGCTGGGCAGCGGCTTCGACTTCCAGCTCTACGTGCACCGGGGAGCCGGGGCGTACATCTGCGGGGAGGAAACCGCGCTGATGAACTCGCTGGAGGGTCTGCGGGCCAATCCCCGCCTCAAGCCGCCCTTTCCCGCCGCCGCCGGACTGTATGGCCTGCCCACGACCATCAACAACGTGGAGACCTTCTGCGCGGCGACCCAGATTCTGAAGTACGGCGCCGACTGGCACGCCTCGATGGGCACCGAAAAGTCCAAGGGCATGAAGCTCTTCCAGATTTCCGGCCCGGTGGCGCGGCCCGGCGTGTACGAGTTGCCGCTGGGAACCACCTTCCGCGAGCTGATCTATGACTGGGCGGGGGGGCCGCTGGAACCCATCAAGGCGATCATCCCCGGCGGGTCCTCCTGCCCGATGCTGCGCTGGGACGAGGCCACGCTGGACACGCCGATGGACTACGAGGCGATCGCCGCCGCCGGGTCCATGCTGGGCACGGGCGGGGTCACCCTCATCCCGCAGGCCGACTGCATCGTGGACGTGACGTGGAACCTCGTGCGCTTCTACGCCCACGAGTCCTGCGGCAAGTGCACCCCCTGCCGCGAGGGCATCAGCGGCTGGATGGTCAAGATGTACGAGAAGCTCGTGCGCGGGCGCGGCGTGCCCGGCGACGTGGAGCTGGTTCTCGACATGTCGGAAAACATCGGGGGCCGCTCCTTCTGTGCGCTCGCCGACGCCTGCCTGGGGCCGGTCCTCAGCTCCATCAAGCTTTTCCGCGACGAGTACGACGTGCTGGTGCAGACGGGCCAGCCTACGTACCCGGCCCGCAACCGCTGGAGGAACGAATGA
- the nuoG gene encoding NADH-quinone oxidoreductase subunit NuoG has translation MKVTIDGIAVDLPAGTSAIDAVFHAGRDVPYFCAHPYLSPVGACRMCLVEAGTPRKGKDGQFELDEATGQPKIFWMPKPMASCTLQATDGMHIRTAKTSDVVAKAQAGMMEFTLLNHPLDCPTCDKGGACELQDRAFEYGYGASRYGFDRRHADKHYALSDFIILDQERCIHCKRCVRYFEEVPGQEVLDFIERGGHTFIDTEEGGLPVGFQGNIADICPVGALLDNVARFRGRNWEYDHTPTTCTLCPVGCSIVVDARNGRLERVVAGENRDVNEMWICDAGRFGHVFATEERLTLPLVRVGGELREATWDQAVDAMRQGFLGHGGSVGLYLNADSTLEEGAALVALAEAIGTASLDHWPRYAHTPMGTATLTDVATADGVVVLGADLGEEAPVVELRILEALRGGLLPAEFAHGTAIADLRLTERPARQPEKLAVIGRESRLWEHAGIRVAASGPDALTRLARPDTPELQAALRLLEGAEKPVLILGADVLNGADAAFSAVLNSLAARVGAKVLAIPAGANSRGLGGLNLVPGTGGLPYARLDGVGAAFLSRLDPAAQGLPGRARGFTVVHDTHLTATAQLADVVLPAVTNYEKRGTTVNLEGRLLPLTQAPLRAGEGADLIRALVAVAEALGIRPPVRGLRGAQTWLEGRYGLRLADVPEKGVIQPPRPPQDAATGLAYKPQLWKPRMVPHPERRGSGVLGREARTELWELPMAPSPQPGGDD, from the coding sequence ATGAAAGTCACCATCGACGGCATCGCCGTCGACCTCCCGGCGGGCACCAGCGCGATCGACGCGGTGTTTCACGCCGGGCGCGACGTGCCGTATTTCTGTGCCCACCCGTACCTCTCGCCCGTGGGCGCCTGCCGGATGTGCCTGGTGGAAGCCGGAACGCCCCGCAAGGGCAAGGACGGGCAGTTCGAACTCGACGAGGCGACCGGGCAGCCCAAGATCTTCTGGATGCCCAAGCCGATGGCGTCCTGCACCCTGCAGGCCACCGATGGGATGCACATCCGCACCGCCAAGACCTCGGACGTGGTCGCCAAGGCGCAGGCGGGCATGATGGAGTTCACGCTCCTGAACCACCCGCTCGACTGCCCCACCTGCGACAAGGGCGGCGCCTGCGAACTGCAAGACCGCGCCTTCGAGTACGGGTACGGGGCCAGCCGCTACGGCTTCGACCGCCGCCACGCGGACAAGCACTACGCCTTGTCGGACTTCATCATCCTCGACCAGGAACGCTGTATCCACTGCAAGCGCTGCGTGCGCTACTTCGAGGAGGTGCCGGGGCAGGAGGTGCTCGACTTTATCGAGCGCGGCGGGCACACCTTTATCGACACGGAGGAGGGCGGCCTGCCGGTCGGCTTCCAGGGCAACATCGCGGACATCTGCCCGGTGGGGGCACTGCTCGACAACGTGGCCCGCTTCCGGGGCCGCAACTGGGAGTACGACCACACCCCGACCACCTGCACCCTGTGTCCGGTGGGCTGCTCCATCGTCGTGGACGCCCGCAACGGCCGCCTGGAGCGCGTCGTGGCGGGCGAGAACCGCGACGTGAACGAGATGTGGATCTGCGACGCGGGCCGCTTCGGGCACGTCTTCGCCACCGAGGAGCGCCTGACCCTGCCGCTGGTGCGCGTCGGCGGCGAGCTGCGCGAGGCCACCTGGGACCAGGCCGTGGACGCGATGCGCCAGGGCTTCCTGGGGCACGGCGGGAGCGTGGGCCTGTACCTGAACGCCGACTCCACGTTGGAGGAGGGGGCGGCGCTCGTCGCCCTCGCCGAAGCCATCGGCACCGCCTCTCTCGACCACTGGCCGCGCTACGCCCATACCCCGATGGGCACCGCCACCCTGACCGACGTGGCGACCGCCGACGGGGTCGTGGTGCTGGGGGCTGACCTGGGCGAGGAGGCCCCGGTCGTCGAGCTGCGGATTCTGGAGGCCCTGCGCGGCGGCCTGCTGCCCGCCGAGTTCGCGCACGGCACCGCCATCGCGGACCTGCGCCTCACCGAGCGGCCCGCCCGCCAGCCCGAGAAACTGGCCGTGATCGGGCGCGAGTCGCGGCTGTGGGAGCACGCGGGGATCCGGGTTGCGGCCAGCGGGCCGGACGCCCTGACCCGCCTCGCCCGCCCCGACACCCCCGAACTTCAGGCAGCGCTGCGGCTGCTGGAAGGGGCCGAGAAACCCGTGCTGATCCTGGGCGCCGACGTGCTGAACGGGGCCGACGCGGCTTTCTCGGCGGTGCTGAACAGCCTCGCCGCGCGGGTGGGCGCGAAGGTGCTCGCCATTCCCGCCGGGGCGAACAGCCGGGGGCTGGGGGGCCTCAACCTCGTGCCTGGCACGGGGGGCCTGCCCTACGCGCGGCTGGACGGGGTGGGGGCGGCGTTCCTCTCGCGCCTGGACCCCGCCGCCCAGGGCCTGCCGGGCCGCGCCCGCGGCTTCACGGTCGTGCACGACACGCACCTCACCGCGACCGCGCAACTGGCCGACGTGGTCCTGCCTGCCGTCACGAACTACGAGAAGCGCGGCACCACCGTGAACCTCGAAGGCCGGTTGCTGCCGCTCACGCAAGCCCCGCTGCGGGCGGGCGAGGGAGCCGACCTGATTCGCGCCCTCGTCGCGGTGGCCGAGGCGCTGGGCATTCGGCCCCCGGTGCGTGGATTGCGTGGAGCACAGACCTGGCTGGAGGGCCGCTACGGACTGCGGCTGGCCGACGTGCCCGAGAAGGGGGTCATTCAGCCGCCCCGGCCCCCGCAGGACGCGGCCACCGGGTTGGCCTATAAGCCGCAGCTCTGGAAGCCGCGCATGGTGCCGCACCCCGAGCGCCGGGGCAGCGGTGTCCTGGGCCGCGAGGCCCGCACCGAGCTGTGGGAACTGCCGATGGCGCCCTCGCCGCAGCCGGGAGGAGACGACTGA
- the nuoH gene encoding NADH-quinone oxidoreductase subunit NuoH, with amino-acid sequence MPDWLATLLITLLKGVLVALALLTTFAYMTLVERRLLARMQIRYGPNRVGPGGLLQPLADAVKSIFKEDLRVTLADKLVYTVAPIVAIGMALTAFGGIPAGPAGSLFGEDPWVYQLDAGILALLAITSMGVYGIFLGGWASGSKYPILGGLRSSAQMISYELGMGLSILGLLMLVGSTAFVNIVEWQAANGWMLLFQSLGFALFLVSSFAETNRTPFDLPEAEQELVAGYLTEYSAIKWALFQMAEYVNMITASAIMATLFFGGYRGPVFLEGLIPGISGWPILWLVVKIAFFLFLFIWVRATLPRFRYDQLMRFGWKLLLPLALANTMMTAAYLAFARGLGLWPLALLSLLGLLALFAMSDRVRVLWNKPTGRRGADDSWPTRPLGGD; translated from the coding sequence ATGCCCGACTGGCTCGCCACACTGCTGATCACGCTGCTCAAGGGCGTGCTGGTCGCCCTCGCGCTGCTGACCACCTTTGCCTACATGACCCTGGTCGAGCGGCGGCTGCTCGCCCGGATGCAGATTCGCTACGGCCCGAACCGGGTGGGGCCGGGAGGCCTGCTCCAGCCCCTCGCCGACGCGGTCAAGAGCATCTTCAAGGAAGACCTGCGCGTCACGCTGGCCGACAAGCTGGTCTACACGGTGGCCCCCATCGTCGCCATCGGCATGGCGCTGACCGCCTTTGGGGGCATCCCGGCGGGTCCGGCGGGCTCGCTGTTCGGGGAAGACCCCTGGGTCTACCAGCTCGACGCGGGCATCCTCGCGCTGCTGGCGATCACCTCCATGGGCGTGTACGGCATCTTCCTGGGGGGCTGGGCCTCGGGCTCGAAGTATCCCATCCTGGGCGGCCTGCGTTCCAGCGCCCAGATGATCTCCTACGAACTCGGCATGGGCCTGAGCATTCTGGGCCTGCTGATGCTGGTGGGCAGCACGGCCTTCGTGAACATCGTGGAGTGGCAGGCCGCCAACGGGTGGATGCTGCTGTTCCAGTCACTAGGCTTCGCGCTGTTTCTCGTCAGCTCCTTCGCGGAGACCAACCGCACCCCCTTCGACCTGCCGGAAGCCGAGCAGGAACTCGTGGCGGGCTACCTGACCGAATACTCCGCGATTAAGTGGGCGCTCTTCCAGATGGCCGAGTACGTCAACATGATCACGGCCTCGGCGATCATGGCAACGCTCTTTTTCGGCGGCTACCGGGGGCCGGTCTTCCTGGAAGGCCTGATTCCGGGCATCTCGGGCTGGCCGATTCTATGGCTGGTCGTCAAGATCGCCTTCTTCCTGTTCCTGTTCATCTGGGTGCGGGCCACGCTGCCGCGCTTCCGCTACGACCAACTGATGCGCTTCGGCTGGAAGCTGCTGCTGCCGCTCGCGCTCGCCAACACCATGATGACCGCCGCCTACCTCGCCTTCGCGCGGGGCCTGGGGCTGTGGCCGCTGGCACTGCTGAGCCTGCTGGGGCTGCTCGCCCTCTTCGCCATGAGCGACCGGGTGCGCGTGCTGTGGAACAAGCCGACCGGACGCCGGGGCGCGGACGACTCGTGGCCCACGCGGCCACTGGGGGGGGACTGA